In uncultured Cohaesibacter sp., a genomic segment contains:
- a CDS encoding phage major capsid protein, producing the protein MKEMTIPSPETKSLVSGELGSAFDDFLVSFEAFKRANDDRLDEIEKRSADVLTEHKVDRISKALDEQKSALDNLILKARRPSLAGDLASIRHSAPMSMRAMEHKAAFDRYIRSGVEQDLRDLEAKAMSISSDPDGGYLVPELVEAEVGKRLAAISPIRAIADVREISGSTLKKPFAKSGPEVGWVGETASRPQTSASSLAELSYTAMELYAMPAATPSLLEDAAINVDEWIASEVETAFAEQEGAAFVNGDGVNKPKGFMAETVVTEDSWAWGNLGAVVTGTAGGFGSTNPGDPLIELVYSLKAGYRQNAQFVMNRTTQAEIRKLKDSDGNYLWQPPAAIGAKASLLNYAITEAEDMPDIDADACAIAFGDFKRGYLIVDRLGLSILRDPYSSKPYVLFYVTKRVGGGVQDYDAIKLLQFSA; encoded by the coding sequence GGACGAGATCGAAAAGCGCTCTGCCGATGTGCTGACCGAGCATAAGGTGGACCGTATTTCCAAGGCTCTGGATGAACAGAAGTCCGCACTTGATAACCTGATCCTCAAGGCTCGCCGTCCTTCTCTGGCCGGTGATCTGGCCTCAATTCGCCACTCGGCACCCATGTCCATGCGGGCCATGGAACACAAGGCCGCATTTGATCGCTATATCCGCTCTGGTGTGGAGCAGGACTTGCGCGATCTGGAAGCCAAGGCCATGTCCATCAGCTCCGACCCTGACGGCGGCTATCTGGTGCCTGAGCTGGTTGAGGCTGAAGTGGGCAAGCGCCTTGCTGCCATTTCTCCCATTCGTGCCATTGCCGATGTTCGGGAGATTTCCGGTTCGACCCTGAAAAAGCCTTTTGCCAAATCCGGCCCGGAAGTCGGCTGGGTGGGTGAAACGGCGTCTCGTCCCCAGACCAGCGCTTCCTCTCTGGCCGAATTGTCCTACACGGCGATGGAACTCTATGCGATGCCAGCGGCTACGCCGAGCCTGCTCGAAGATGCCGCCATCAATGTCGATGAATGGATCGCCTCGGAAGTGGAAACCGCCTTTGCCGAGCAGGAAGGGGCAGCCTTCGTCAATGGTGATGGTGTCAACAAACCGAAGGGCTTCATGGCCGAGACAGTGGTCACAGAAGACAGCTGGGCGTGGGGCAATCTCGGTGCGGTCGTGACCGGCACTGCCGGTGGGTTCGGATCCACCAATCCGGGCGATCCGCTGATTGAGTTGGTCTATAGCCTCAAGGCAGGTTATCGCCAGAATGCGCAATTCGTGATGAACCGCACCACGCAGGCAGAAATCCGCAAGCTCAAGGATAGCGATGGCAATTATCTCTGGCAGCCACCGGCAGCCATTGGTGCCAAGGCATCCTTGCTGAATTATGCCATCACCGAAGCCGAAGACATGCCGGATATCGATGCCGACGCATGTGCCATTGCCTTTGGTGACTTCAAGCGCGGTTACCTGATTGTCGACCGCCTTGGCCTCAGCATCCTGCGCGATCCCTATTCCTCCAAACCCTATGTCCTGTTCTATGTCACCAAACGTGTTGGTGGTGGCGTGCAGGATTATGACGCCATCAAGCTGTTGCAGTTCTCAGCCTGA
- a CDS encoding head-tail connector protein produces MPAILLTAPAIEPVSLSEIKAYLKIDQDAEDDLLRAFISAARVHLEHITGCHLITQSWRILLEGPLGETFRLPLQPVSELLALHILEVDGTSTEIDIAGLSIFQTGNPAIIANLDGFLLSYRQRLQIDVETGFGPAEEDVPEPLRLAMKMIVAEWYERRLIADPAQIATLNKALQPMIAPYRSIHL; encoded by the coding sequence ATGCCTGCGATCCTTTTGACAGCACCGGCCATCGAGCCGGTCAGCCTTTCCGAAATCAAGGCCTATCTGAAAATCGATCAGGACGCGGAAGACGATCTGCTGCGTGCCTTTATCAGTGCGGCCAGAGTTCATCTCGAACATATAACCGGTTGTCACCTGATTACACAAAGCTGGCGGATTCTTCTGGAAGGTCCGTTGGGGGAGACATTCCGTCTGCCTTTGCAACCGGTATCCGAGCTGCTGGCGCTTCACATTCTCGAAGTCGACGGAACATCAACCGAGATTGATATTGCGGGACTTTCCATCTTCCAGACCGGCAATCCGGCCATCATTGCCAATCTCGATGGTTTTCTCCTGTCCTACAGGCAACGCCTTCAGATCGATGTCGAAACCGGCTTTGGCCCCGCTGAGGAAGATGTTCCCGAGCCATTGCGGCTGGCCATGAAGATGATCGTGGCGGAATGGTATGAGCGGCGCCTTATCGCCGACCCAGCCCAGATCGCCACCCTGAACAAGGCCCTTCAGCCGATGATCGCTCCCTACAGATCGATCCATCTATAG
- a CDS encoding head-tail adaptor protein — MTQSGLDPFQFDPAGLRHQIALLVPVLDDEAPWLGATDFEILAEVWAGVVASDASNRSEAEQSANSQLLRFVIRHRDDLEQVTALSFKGATYDCLRHWDPDCTERWLMVEARTKLGASA, encoded by the coding sequence TTGACACAATCAGGGCTCGACCCCTTTCAATTCGATCCGGCAGGCTTGCGCCACCAGATAGCCTTGCTTGTGCCGGTTCTTGACGATGAAGCCCCCTGGCTGGGCGCTACAGATTTCGAAATACTGGCCGAGGTCTGGGCTGGTGTGGTGGCGAGCGATGCCAGCAACCGCTCTGAAGCAGAACAAAGCGCCAATAGCCAGTTGCTGCGGTTCGTCATTCGCCATCGCGATGATCTCGAGCAGGTTACTGCGCTGAGTTTCAAGGGAGCGACATATGACTGCCTGAGACATTGGGATCCCGATTGCACGGAACGATGGCTGATGGTCGAAGCGCGCACCAAATTGGGAGCCTCGGCATGA
- a CDS encoding DUF3168 domain-containing protein encodes MTELASRALEQSLLDYLKSDATLIALLGGLRLYDEPSRNARFPYLTVITSYSRDWSTGTEVGEEHRIIITAWTASEDKARQQSIFARLQELLTDPALVLADHILVNLQTERIELRPDRKNHLLQGVMQIRAVTEVQTS; translated from the coding sequence ATGACGGAATTGGCATCAAGAGCTCTTGAACAGTCTCTGCTGGATTATCTCAAGAGCGATGCGACCCTGATCGCGCTGCTTGGCGGGCTCAGACTCTATGACGAACCTAGCAGAAATGCACGCTTCCCCTATCTGACTGTGATCACCAGCTATTCACGCGACTGGAGTACCGGGACCGAGGTGGGAGAGGAGCATCGCATCATCATCACCGCATGGACTGCTTCTGAGGACAAGGCCCGGCAACAGAGCATCTTTGCCCGTCTTCAGGAACTGCTCACCGATCCGGCTCTCGTTCTGGCGGACCATATTCTGGTCAATCTGCAAACTGAGCGGATCGAATTGCGCCCTGATCGCAAGAACCATCTGCTGCAAGGTGTCATGCAGATAAGGGCTGTTACCGAAGTACAAACCAGCTGA
- a CDS encoding phage major tail protein, TP901-1 family codes for MTAQKGKDLLLKVRNTDDDSFITVAGLRARSLSFNAESVDISHAESDGRWRELLEGAGSRRASLSGSGLFKDGESDERIRALFFDGTIASWQIVIPNFGTLEGRFQITALEYSGQHDNELSFEMALESAGILTFTAS; via the coding sequence ATGACTGCACAGAAAGGCAAGGACCTTCTGCTCAAAGTACGCAATACAGATGACGACAGTTTTATCACGGTCGCAGGATTGCGTGCCCGTTCGCTCTCTTTCAATGCCGAGAGCGTCGATATCAGCCATGCCGAATCCGACGGCCGCTGGCGCGAACTGCTGGAAGGGGCTGGCAGCCGCCGCGCCAGTCTTTCGGGCAGTGGTCTGTTCAAGGATGGTGAGAGTGACGAGCGTATCCGGGCTCTCTTTTTTGACGGAACCATTGCGAGCTGGCAGATCGTCATACCCAATTTCGGCACGTTGGAGGGACGCTTCCAGATAACGGCGCTGGAATATTCCGGTCAGCATGACAATGAGCTGTCATTTGAGATGGCTCTGGAATCCGCCGGTATTCTGACCTTCACCGCATCCTGA
- a CDS encoding gene transfer agent family protein — MANKRRGEISICLNDRPYRLCLTLAALAELEDSMELDDIGALAGRFSDGKVRSKDLVKILGTALRAGGADISDQEAAAMRCKGGAVALTHALVELLRETFNPEEPEADASSTRQAATPEQDTATANPI; from the coding sequence ATGGCGAATAAAAGACGGGGCGAGATATCGATTTGCCTGAATGACAGGCCCTACAGGCTTTGTCTGACCCTTGCGGCTCTTGCTGAACTTGAAGACAGCATGGAGCTTGATGATATCGGAGCGCTCGCCGGGCGCTTCTCTGACGGCAAGGTCAGAAGCAAGGATCTCGTAAAAATTCTGGGAACTGCGCTGAGAGCTGGCGGCGCGGATATTTCCGATCAGGAAGCGGCTGCCATGCGATGCAAGGGTGGGGCAGTGGCGCTCACGCATGCACTCGTTGAATTGCTGCGCGAAACATTCAACCCCGAAGAACCGGAAGCGGATGCCTCGTCAACCAGACAGGCGGCAACGCCAGAGCAGGATACTGCTACGGCAAACCCCATTTAG
- a CDS encoding phage tail tape measure protein: protein MADEVVETAVVKVEADMKAFTKDLSAASKQAERLGDKVSDAFEDAILGGKSLEDIFSNLALDLSKNALSSGLEPLKSLLSGSVSSLASGLFSSLASSSSSGLSSLLSGLTPFAKGGVVSSPSLFSTGSGTGLMGEAGAEAILPLQRGSDGSLGVSMPGATGQPVSIVMNVSTPDAKSFSKSENQIATKLARAVGRGRRGL, encoded by the coding sequence ATGGCTGATGAAGTCGTAGAGACGGCGGTGGTCAAGGTGGAAGCGGACATGAAGGCTTTCACAAAGGATCTGTCAGCCGCAAGCAAACAGGCCGAACGCCTAGGTGACAAGGTGTCCGACGCTTTCGAGGATGCGATCTTGGGTGGCAAGAGCCTTGAAGATATTTTCAGCAATCTGGCTCTGGATCTGAGCAAGAATGCGTTGTCTTCCGGGCTGGAACCGCTCAAGAGCCTTTTGTCGGGGTCGGTTTCCAGTCTCGCTTCAGGATTGTTTTCGTCGCTGGCATCTTCAAGTAGCTCTGGCCTCTCGTCATTGCTGAGCGGATTGACCCCTTTTGCCAAGGGTGGCGTGGTTTCTTCTCCCTCTCTTTTCTCCACCGGATCCGGAACCGGATTGATGGGAGAAGCGGGGGCAGAGGCGATTTTGCCACTGCAGCGCGGATCGGATGGCAGTCTGGGGGTATCGATGCCCGGAGCGACGGGGCAACCGGTCAGCATCGTAATGAATGTGAGCACCCCGGACGCAAAATCCTTTTCGAAATCGGAAAACCAGATTGCCACCAAACTTGCTCGCGCAGTCGGGCGGGGGCGTCGCGGGCTCTGA
- a CDS encoding DUF2460 domain-containing protein, with amino-acid sequence MNGFHEIRFPLDVGFGATGGPERRTDIVTLASGFEERNARWSDSRRSYDAGLGVRSFADLQRVLRFFEERRGRLYGFRFRDPFDHASCNTGSKIVATDQLIGTGDGETTVFALKKTYGDDFAPYSRAIVKPVEETVILALDGEETTSFQMDWSTGQVTFDEAPDAGTSITAGFQFDVPVRFDTDKLEFSISAFEAGDLPSIPLVEIRL; translated from the coding sequence ATGAATGGATTCCATGAAATACGTTTTCCGCTCGATGTTGGCTTTGGGGCAACCGGAGGCCCCGAAAGACGCACGGACATCGTGACGCTGGCTTCTGGATTTGAAGAGCGTAACGCCCGCTGGTCGGATTCACGACGCAGTTATGATGCCGGGCTCGGTGTCCGCTCATTTGCTGATTTGCAAAGGGTGCTGCGTTTCTTCGAAGAACGACGGGGACGCCTTTACGGCTTTCGCTTTCGCGATCCCTTCGATCATGCCTCCTGCAACACCGGAAGCAAAATAGTAGCGACAGACCAGCTTATTGGCACGGGGGATGGTGAAACAACGGTCTTCGCTCTGAAGAAAACCTATGGTGACGACTTTGCTCCCTACAGCCGCGCGATTGTCAAACCCGTTGAGGAGACGGTGATACTCGCTCTGGATGGCGAAGAGACAACAAGCTTCCAAATGGATTGGTCAACAGGGCAAGTGACCTTTGACGAGGCTCCCGATGCGGGAACGAGCATCACCGCCGGTTTCCAGTTTGACGTGCCGGTACGCTTTGATACCGACAAGCTGGAATTCTCGATCAGCGCATTTGAAGCCGGAGACTTGCCATCCATTCCATTGGTGGAGATCAGACTGTGA
- a CDS encoding DUF2163 domain-containing protein, whose amino-acid sequence MRTLSDAFATHLAQGVTTLATCWILKRADGVSFGFTDHDRAIDLNGVSCEPNTGFTGSEIRQSDSFASDDQDISGVLASDRIKETDLTSGRYDAATIETWCVNWQDPDQSLLLRTGYLGEIKRDKQNFQAEIRSLSIDMEQDQGRVYQYRCDANLGDSRCGLDLETAGLTCEGSVSAIKSKNWLAVSLTSRPEAGRLAMGRLEMTSGAAEGMAFDILSHQSLSQTDEIELWLPLHEEIAEGDAVKVSVGCDKCFSTCRKIFANQLNFRGFPHMPGNDFLLTYPELTQNCDGSALFED is encoded by the coding sequence GTGAGAACACTTTCCGATGCATTTGCTACCCATCTGGCGCAAGGAGTGACAACGCTTGCCACCTGCTGGATCTTGAAACGCGCCGATGGTGTGAGTTTTGGTTTCACCGATCATGACCGTGCAATTGACCTTAACGGTGTGAGCTGTGAACCAAATACCGGCTTTACCGGATCAGAAATCCGCCAGAGTGACAGCTTTGCCAGCGATGATCAGGATATTTCGGGCGTCCTTGCTTCGGACCGTATCAAGGAAACGGACCTGACAAGCGGGCGATATGATGCCGCGACCATTGAAACCTGGTGTGTCAATTGGCAAGACCCGGACCAGTCGCTGCTGTTGCGCACGGGCTATTTGGGGGAAATCAAACGTGACAAGCAGAATTTTCAGGCCGAAATCCGTTCTCTGTCCATCGACATGGAGCAGGATCAGGGACGGGTTTACCAATATCGTTGTGATGCCAATCTGGGCGACAGTCGCTGCGGACTGGATCTGGAGACCGCAGGCCTGACCTGTGAAGGATCTGTGAGCGCCATAAAATCGAAGAATTGGCTCGCAGTCTCCTTGACCAGCCGACCGGAAGCGGGCCGATTGGCTATGGGGCGGCTGGAAATGACGAGTGGGGCAGCCGAAGGAATGGCCTTCGATATTCTGTCCCATCAGTCATTGAGCCAGACAGACGAAATCGAACTGTGGCTGCCCTTGCATGAGGAAATTGCTGAAGGAGACGCAGTCAAGGTTTCGGTTGGTTGCGACAAGTGCTTTTCAACCTGCCGCAAGATTTTTGCCAATCAGCTGAACTTTCGTGGCTTCCCCCATATGCCGGGCAATGACTTTCTGCTCACCTATCCCGAGCTTACGCAAAATTGCGATGGCTCGGCGTTGTTCGAGGACTAG
- a CDS encoding peptidase P60 yields the protein MDIAHKKVVSSEMIISEALGWIGTPYKHQACCKGVGCDCLGLIRGVYSAFWPEPEQPPSYNPDWADANGQENLVDAAMRHLLPVDLKDRQPANILLFRYKRGFPAKHAGILIDDARFLHAQAGGTASLVFLSPWWLRHLSHVFAFPSLPRIVSTE from the coding sequence ATGGATATTGCACACAAAAAAGTTGTTTCCAGCGAAATGATAATCTCTGAGGCCCTTGGTTGGATCGGAACGCCTTATAAGCATCAGGCCTGTTGCAAAGGCGTCGGATGCGATTGTCTGGGCCTGATCCGCGGTGTTTACAGCGCCTTCTGGCCCGAGCCAGAACAGCCTCCATCCTATAATCCGGATTGGGCTGACGCTAATGGGCAGGAAAATCTGGTTGATGCGGCAATGCGTCACCTTCTGCCCGTTGATCTGAAGGATCGCCAGCCTGCCAACATACTTCTGTTTCGCTATAAAAGAGGCTTTCCTGCCAAGCATGCCGGCATCCTGATTGATGATGCCCGCTTTTTGCACGCTCAGGCGGGAGGGACGGCAAGTCTGGTTTTCCTCAGCCCTTGGTGGCTGCGGCATCTCTCCCATGTTTTCGCCTTTCCATCACTTCCCCGCATAGTATCAACGGAATAA
- a CDS encoding glycoside hydrolase/phage tail family protein, which translates to MTTLVLKTAGSVIGGALFGPLGAAVGGALGAVGGYYVDQQLFGSSQSVEGSSLSDLTVQTSTEGTAIPRLYGRARLTGQVIWSTNLVEEVTTRKQRTGASKGGSGSSTTTTTYSYFANFAVGLCEGEIAYIGRVWANGSILDMEDITYRVYCGTEDQTPDSLIEAKQGTGKAPAYRGLAYVVFEDLPLEDFGNRIPQLSFEVVRPIGRLEKQIQSVVMIPGATEFGYDSTEISRKDSEGEWSSENRHSYESGTDFEVSLDHLISLCPNLSTIALVVSWFGSDLRAGECSIRPKTDNSEKVTTGDSWAVAGLARSEAQCVTLLDGRASYGGTPSDASVLRAIAAIRERGLKVVLYPFIMMDIASGNALPDPYGEEEQAAFPWRGRITCYPGPDEEDTADLSSDAASQVNSFYTGGDWSYRRFIMHYAQLASDAGGVDGFLLGSELRGMTCLRDASGDYPFVTCLQSLASEVRALVGDATKLTYGADWSEYFGHHPQDGSVTFHLDPLWSDSNIDAIGIDNYMPQSDWRAGEDHLDANLADTGLEADYLQANIAGGEGFDWYYASDEDRDSQTRTAITDGLAGKPWVFRYKDLVSWWSNEHYNRDVSGESDTPTSWEPCSKPIWFTEIGCPAVHLGPNQPNVFPDAKSSESALPYHSSGARCDAAQRAMLTASLDYWQSGDESLNPTSPIYDDRMVADDQIYLWAWDARPFPAFPLSSDIWSDGDAWHTGHWLNGRLGNAPLQDIVRTVMSDFGLDAPLFTSVPAVIDGFVIDQRTSVRSALESLCDAFNISFVASQNRLLFELQGRRTVAEIEEGQLVDEEDEALLSKQLDPWEEEPSSVTFSFNELFQDYRQSVARYDQPSSRTRQESSKSLSVISSEPIMVDAARNWLRQRNYSRHTIKFNLPLSMLSLEAGDLVTLQEGEYDKSYRIDEIEDGTMREVSASLIAPRNSAPLAQTTRLVKSALPQVVRPVCFAMDLPLIPSKSEYPHAPYLASYSSPWPGSFELYQGSSDVGFVHRQSLDVPAIMGTLQTELAAIECYSWDRGSSLEVKLNKGDLSSIEKSSLLSGSNAAAVQTENGEWEIIQFANAELIGTNLWRLSLLLRGQLGTEEAAQNGALAGARFVLLDEAIVPLKVDGGQLQKSLPFRVVANGAAISDANNIDISIDIVGRGLRPLAPVHLKAVRNKEDASLQFSWIRRDRLEADSWVDSTIPLSEAEELYQIRIVDPQSGSTLRSEDVSAPYWLYSLEEQANDGISQISKVQIEIEQVSRRYGSGATLSRQVLLDSLRIQA; encoded by the coding sequence ATGACTACACTTGTCTTGAAAACAGCTGGCAGCGTCATCGGCGGGGCGTTGTTCGGGCCGTTGGGGGCCGCAGTCGGTGGCGCACTTGGTGCTGTCGGTGGCTACTATGTCGATCAGCAGCTGTTTGGCAGCTCCCAATCTGTCGAGGGCTCCAGCCTTTCCGATCTGACAGTTCAAACCTCAACCGAAGGCACCGCCATTCCACGCCTCTATGGGCGCGCGCGCCTGACCGGGCAGGTTATCTGGTCGACCAATCTGGTGGAGGAAGTTACCACGCGCAAACAGCGCACAGGGGCTTCAAAAGGTGGATCAGGCTCATCAACCACGACAACGACTTATAGCTATTTTGCCAATTTTGCGGTTGGGCTGTGTGAAGGCGAAATCGCTTATATCGGTCGCGTCTGGGCCAATGGCTCGATCCTCGACATGGAGGACATCACCTATCGGGTTTATTGCGGAACGGAGGATCAAACACCCGATAGCTTGATCGAGGCCAAGCAGGGCACAGGCAAAGCACCAGCCTATCGTGGTCTGGCCTATGTGGTTTTTGAAGATCTGCCGCTTGAGGATTTTGGTAACCGGATTCCGCAATTGTCCTTTGAAGTGGTGCGCCCGATCGGGCGCCTGGAAAAGCAGATCCAATCAGTCGTCATGATCCCCGGAGCAACGGAATTCGGCTATGATAGCACCGAGATTTCACGCAAGGACAGCGAAGGAGAGTGGAGTTCGGAAAACAGGCACTCCTATGAGTCGGGAACCGATTTTGAAGTCTCGCTGGATCACCTTATCTCATTGTGCCCGAATTTGAGCACGATTGCGCTCGTTGTCTCATGGTTCGGCTCAGACCTGCGCGCCGGTGAATGCTCCATTCGTCCCAAGACTGACAATAGCGAAAAGGTGACGACCGGGGATAGCTGGGCCGTGGCAGGACTGGCGCGGTCTGAGGCGCAGTGCGTCACTTTGCTGGACGGACGGGCGTCATATGGAGGCACCCCCTCGGACGCTTCTGTTCTCAGGGCCATTGCAGCCATACGGGAGCGGGGGCTGAAGGTGGTCCTTTATCCATTCATCATGATGGATATCGCATCCGGCAATGCCTTGCCTGATCCGTATGGAGAAGAAGAGCAGGCCGCTTTCCCATGGCGCGGGCGGATCACCTGTTATCCGGGGCCAGATGAAGAGGATACTGCGGATCTGTCCTCTGACGCCGCCTCTCAGGTGAACAGTTTCTACACCGGAGGGGACTGGAGTTATCGCCGTTTCATCATGCATTATGCGCAATTGGCAAGCGATGCTGGCGGGGTCGATGGCTTTCTTCTTGGATCTGAATTGCGCGGCATGACCTGTCTGCGCGATGCATCAGGTGACTATCCCTTTGTGACCTGTCTGCAAAGCCTCGCTTCAGAGGTCCGAGCGCTTGTTGGAGATGCAACAAAACTGACCTATGGGGCGGACTGGAGCGAATATTTCGGTCATCACCCGCAAGATGGTTCGGTGACTTTTCATCTCGATCCCCTGTGGTCAGACAGCAATATCGATGCAATCGGCATCGACAATTACATGCCGCAATCCGACTGGCGGGCTGGTGAGGATCATCTCGATGCCAACCTTGCCGATACCGGCTTGGAAGCGGACTATCTTCAGGCCAATATCGCCGGAGGTGAGGGCTTTGACTGGTATTATGCTTCTGATGAGGATCGGGACAGCCAGACAAGGACAGCCATAACCGATGGATTGGCAGGAAAACCCTGGGTTTTCCGCTATAAGGATCTGGTCAGTTGGTGGTCCAATGAGCACTATAATCGCGATGTTTCAGGCGAAAGTGATACGCCGACAAGTTGGGAGCCATGTTCCAAACCCATCTGGTTTACCGAGATCGGTTGTCCCGCGGTGCATTTGGGGCCTAATCAGCCGAATGTCTTTCCCGACGCCAAGTCATCGGAAAGCGCTTTACCATATCACTCCTCGGGAGCCCGCTGCGATGCGGCCCAGCGTGCCATGCTCACTGCCAGCCTCGACTATTGGCAAAGCGGTGATGAGAGCCTAAATCCGACATCGCCAATTTATGACGATAGAATGGTTGCCGACGATCAGATCTACCTCTGGGCATGGGATGCAAGACCGTTTCCCGCATTTCCCCTATCCAGTGACATATGGTCGGATGGTGATGCCTGGCACACCGGACATTGGCTCAATGGTCGTCTCGGAAATGCACCTCTGCAGGATATCGTGCGCACGGTGATGAGTGATTTCGGTCTTGATGCGCCACTATTCACGTCAGTTCCTGCGGTCATCGATGGTTTTGTTATCGATCAGCGCACGTCGGTTCGTTCGGCCTTGGAAAGCCTTTGCGATGCATTCAATATCTCTTTTGTCGCAAGCCAGAACCGGTTGCTGTTCGAGTTGCAGGGACGCAGGACTGTCGCTGAAATCGAAGAAGGTCAACTGGTTGATGAAGAGGATGAAGCTCTGCTGAGCAAGCAACTCGATCCTTGGGAAGAAGAGCCTTCCAGCGTGACCTTCTCATTCAACGAGTTGTTTCAGGACTACCGCCAGTCGGTGGCCCGTTATGACCAGCCGAGCAGCCGCACCCGGCAGGAGAGTTCCAAATCGCTTTCGGTTATTTCTTCCGAACCCATCATGGTTGATGCCGCCAGAAACTGGCTGCGTCAACGCAATTACTCCCGTCATACGATCAAGTTCAATCTCCCATTGTCAATGCTTTCACTTGAGGCGGGAGATCTGGTTACCTTGCAGGAAGGAGAATATGACAAAAGCTACCGCATTGATGAAATCGAAGATGGAACAATGCGAGAGGTCTCGGCGAGCCTTATAGCTCCGCGCAATAGCGCGCCATTGGCACAAACAACCCGATTGGTGAAATCTGCATTGCCGCAGGTTGTGAGGCCCGTTTGCTTCGCTATGGATTTGCCATTGATCCCAAGTAAATCCGAATATCCTCACGCCCCTTATCTGGCGAGCTATTCTTCGCCATGGCCTGGAAGTTTTGAGCTGTATCAGGGTAGCAGTGATGTTGGTTTTGTGCATCGGCAAAGTCTGGATGTTCCTGCAATCATGGGGACGTTGCAAACCGAACTTGCCGCCATCGAGTGCTACAGCTGGGACAGAGGTTCCTCGCTGGAAGTCAAGCTCAACAAAGGCGATCTGTCATCAATTGAAAAAAGCAGTCTTCTGTCCGGATCCAATGCTGCAGCCGTGCAAACGGAAAATGGCGAATGGGAGATCATCCAGTTTGCCAATGCCGAACTGATTGGAACCAATCTTTGGCGACTGAGCCTGCTATTGCGAGGGCAATTGGGAACCGAAGAAGCTGCTCAGAATGGGGCTCTGGCTGGTGCAAGATTTGTTCTTCTTGATGAGGCAATCGTGCCGCTAAAAGTGGATGGCGGACAACTGCAAAAGTCCTTGCCATTTCGTGTTGTCGCCAATGGAGCGGCCATTTCTGACGCCAACAATATCGATATTTCGATTGATATTGTCGGGCGCGGATTGAGGCCGCTGGCACCTGTCCATCTCAAGGCTGTCCGAAATAAAGAAGATGCCAGCCTGCAATTTAGCTGGATCAGGCGAGACCGTCTGGAAGCCGATAGCTGGGTTGATAGCACCATTCCGCTGAGTGAGGCCGAAGAACTCTATCAAATTAGGATTGTTGATCCTCAGTCGGGAAGCACCTTGCGGAGCGAAGACGTGAGCGCTCCGTACTGGCTCTACTCTCTCGAAGAACAGGCCAATGATGGAATATCACAAATTTCCAAAGTGCAAATCGAAATAGAACAGGTGAGCCGCCGATATGGAAGCGGCGCAACGCTGAGCCGACAGGTCTTGCTCGACAGTCTGCGCATTCAAGCCTGA
- a CDS encoding PepSY domain-containing protein yields the protein MKKHLNIHALRLLALVTLAYMLPSHTALSAQCLGSGEMREAISAGRAQSLVAITQAATAVVAGDVIKSNLCLDGGRLVYDLVVLSRQGKVSRVTLDAKSGKVLSVKG from the coding sequence ATGAAAAAACATCTCAACATACATGCCCTACGGTTATTGGCTCTCGTAACACTGGCCTACATGTTGCCAAGTCACACAGCGCTTTCTGCGCAATGTCTTGGTTCAGGCGAGATGAGGGAGGCTATTTCCGCTGGTCGGGCTCAAAGTCTGGTGGCAATCACGCAGGCGGCAACTGCTGTCGTCGCTGGTGATGTCATCAAGTCCAACCTGTGTCTTGATGGGGGGCGGCTTGTCTATGATTTGGTCGTCCTCTCCAGACAAGGCAAGGTTTCTCGTGTCACGCTGGATGCAAAAAGCGGTAAGGTACTGTCCGTCAAAGGGTGA